The proteins below are encoded in one region of Cucurbita pepo subsp. pepo cultivar mu-cu-16 unplaced genomic scaffold, ASM280686v2 Cp4.1_scaffold000188, whole genome shotgun sequence:
- the LOC111784325 gene encoding uncharacterized protein LOC111784325, which yields MASFLGSNSPQVSSLSSLEIKFVGICGNYQIDRRPASPGRSISVQKNRDGNANAVASSNKRKWCMCSPSTHPASFRCSLHNKKSRHSVNALNRSEFSNGSLDFRRSAMTNSIARIGGVEGADLVKRALSALIRPSSHQLRPRSAFQPRPSRLSVMSKAEQE from the coding sequence ATGGCTTCCTTCCTCGGCTCCAACTCTCCACAAGTTTCATCTCTGTCGTCGTTGGAGATCAAATTCGTCGGAATCTGCGGAAACTATCAGATTGATCGAAGGCCGGCATCTCCCGGCCGTTCGATTTCGGTTCAGAAGAATCGCGACGGAAATGCGAATGCGGTTGCGTCGTCGAATAAGAGGAAATGGTGTATGTGTTCTCCGTCTACTCATCCAGCCTCTTTCCGGTGTTCGCTCCACAACAAGAAGTCGAGGCACTCTGTTAATGCCCTGAATCGCAGCGAGTTCTCGAACGGATCGTTGGATTTTCGTAGATCGGCAATGACGAATTCGATTGCCAGAATCGGAGGCGTGGAAGGTGCTGATCTCGTGAAGAGAGCTTTATCGGCTTTGATTAGGCCTTCTTCGCATCAGTTGCGGCCGCGATCAGCGTTTCAACCTAGACCTAGCCGTCTATCAGTCATGTCAAAAGCAGAGCAGGAGTAG